In Methanoregula sp., a single window of DNA contains:
- a CDS encoding alkyl sulfatase dimerization domain-containing protein, producing the protein MRSPVFTLLLVVLCCLCIIAGASAAKDLRNNATAFTVTANLNANNTPAWNNNEDFDFASRGLIATYDPLIIPADIPNITAWNAEAFRRFENGSRSDTINPLLYRQAQLNNIHGLFMVSPGIYQIRGFDMSSMTLVKGDTGWIIIDPLSSVEPARAAMALVNKSLGSYPVKAVIYSHPHADHYQGVKGVTTSDAVKSGKVMIIAPEHFMEYAISENVYAGNAMQRRAVYQLGLFLPRDEKGLVDNGIGKTISTGTASLIPPTMDITHTGQEVTIDGVRMEFQLAEDTEAPVEMNIWFPQYNALFVAENCAGTLHNILTPRGAQVRDPLAWSASLDETRRLYGNKAEIMFSAHNWPRFGNDRVIEILENERDMYKYINDQTLNLANKGYTMDEIADMVELPPSLEQHWYTHGFYGQVSMGVKATYQRYLGFYDGNPVNLKRLTPVEYAKSMTEYMGGEDAVMQRLSQDYDAGNYELVASIANYLVYANPANTGARKIEADALEQLGYQEESGSARNAYLTAASELRGTLPARGRSMISSDIMSALTTSQLLDYLSVRVNATKADGENYRISLRITDTGDTALVQVKNSVIVYWVNESLPAADISVEMPRKTLETLALNPSATPSGVVVTSGDPVVFSKFVGMLDTFDPDFHIAIP; encoded by the coding sequence ATGAGATCCCCGGTTTTCACTCTCCTGCTGGTCGTTTTATGCTGCCTTTGCATCATTGCCGGTGCATCTGCTGCAAAGGACCTTCGGAACAATGCCACAGCGTTCACGGTTACCGCCAACCTGAACGCGAACAATACTCCCGCGTGGAACAACAACGAGGACTTCGATTTTGCGAGCCGGGGACTCATCGCGACCTACGACCCCCTGATCATCCCGGCCGACATCCCCAACATCACCGCATGGAACGCAGAGGCGTTCCGGCGTTTCGAGAACGGGTCCCGTTCGGATACCATCAACCCGCTCCTCTACCGGCAGGCGCAGCTGAACAACATCCACGGCCTCTTCATGGTCAGCCCGGGGATCTACCAGATCAGGGGCTTCGATATGTCGTCAATGACGCTGGTCAAAGGCGACACCGGCTGGATCATCATCGACCCCCTGTCATCGGTCGAGCCGGCCCGGGCAGCAATGGCACTCGTCAACAAAAGCCTTGGCTCCTATCCGGTAAAAGCCGTCATCTACTCCCACCCCCATGCCGATCATTACCAGGGAGTCAAGGGAGTTACGACGAGCGATGCGGTCAAATCCGGTAAGGTAATGATCATCGCTCCCGAGCACTTCATGGAGTATGCCATCAGCGAGAACGTGTATGCGGGTAACGCGATGCAGCGGAGGGCGGTTTACCAGTTGGGCCTCTTCCTCCCGCGGGATGAGAAGGGACTGGTCGACAACGGAATCGGCAAAACCATCTCGACCGGTACTGCCTCCTTAATCCCGCCCACCATGGACATTACCCATACCGGGCAGGAAGTCACCATTGACGGCGTCCGCATGGAGTTCCAGTTGGCTGAGGATACCGAGGCCCCGGTTGAGATGAATATCTGGTTCCCGCAGTACAATGCCCTGTTCGTTGCGGAGAACTGCGCGGGAACGCTCCATAACATCCTGACGCCGAGGGGGGCACAGGTGCGGGACCCGCTCGCGTGGTCGGCGAGCCTGGACGAGACCCGCCGGTTGTACGGGAACAAGGCAGAGATCATGTTCTCCGCCCATAACTGGCCCCGGTTCGGAAATGACCGGGTCATTGAGATCCTCGAAAACGAGCGGGACATGTACAAGTACATCAACGACCAGACGCTGAACCTTGCCAACAAGGGCTATACCATGGACGAGATCGCAGACATGGTCGAGCTTCCCCCGTCGCTGGAGCAGCACTGGTACACCCATGGCTTCTACGGCCAGGTCTCCATGGGCGTGAAGGCCACGTACCAGCGGTATCTTGGTTTTTACGACGGGAATCCGGTCAACCTGAAAAGGCTTACACCCGTGGAATACGCAAAGAGCATGACCGAATACATGGGTGGAGAAGATGCCGTCATGCAGCGTCTCTCTCAGGACTATGATGCCGGAAACTACGAACTCGTTGCCTCGATCGCGAATTATCTCGTGTATGCCAATCCCGCGAACACCGGGGCAAGGAAGATCGAAGCAGATGCTCTCGAACAGCTCGGATACCAGGAAGAATCGGGCTCTGCAAGGAACGCGTACCTGACTGCAGCATCGGAACTCCGGGGAACCCTGCCGGCCAGGGGTCGCAGCATGATATCTTCAGATATCATGTCCGCACTGACGACCAGCCAGCTCCTCGACTACCTGTCAGTGAGGGTTAATGCAACGAAAGCAGACGGCGAAAATTACCGCATCAGTCTCAGGATTACCGATACCGGGGACACAGCGCTCGTCCAGGTGAAAAACAGCGTGATCGTATATTGGGTGAATGAGTCTTTACCGGCAGCGGACATATCCGTTGAGATGCCGAGAAAAACACTCGAAACGCTGGCTCTCAACCCCTCTGCCACTCCATCAGGAGTGGTCGTGACATCCGGAGATCCTGTAGTGTTCAGCAAATTTGTCGGAATGCTCGATACGTTCGATCCCGACTTTCATATAGCAATCCCGTAG
- a CDS encoding PDDEXK nuclease domain-containing protein gives MKPRTAITSPAPDTPDGYPEFIVSLKNRIRSAQVKAALSVNRELVLLYWQIGDDILTRQEREGWGAKVIDRLSSDLLHEFPDMKGFSVRNLKYMQKFAGAWRDLAIVQELLAQITWYHHIALLDKVKGPAEREWYIRETIRHGWSRNVLVHQIESGLVNRTGTSVTNFPTTLPVPQSELALGIIKDPYIFDFLGRSREISERELHQSLLEKLRDFLVELGIGFAFLGSEYHLEIGDQDFYLDLLFYHTRLHCYIIIELKVGTFVPEFAGKLNFYLSAADDLLRDPSIDKPCIGILLCREKNRVIAEYSLRDMSKPMAISTYHVGPALPPQFREQLPDTTRLKEIIL, from the coding sequence ATGAAACCCAGAACCGCAATCACGTCACCAGCTCCGGATACCCCTGACGGCTACCCGGAATTTATCGTCTCGTTAAAAAACCGGATCCGGTCAGCACAAGTTAAAGCTGCGTTATCCGTAAACCGCGAACTGGTCCTGCTCTACTGGCAGATAGGAGACGATATCCTGACCCGGCAGGAACGGGAAGGCTGGGGTGCAAAGGTCATCGATCGTTTATCCTCGGACCTGCTCCATGAATTTCCCGATATGAAGGGATTCTCGGTCAGGAACCTGAAATATATGCAGAAATTTGCCGGGGCATGGCGTGACTTAGCAATTGTGCAAGAGCTGCTTGCACAAATTACCTGGTATCATCATATTGCCCTTCTGGATAAAGTGAAGGGCCCTGCAGAGCGGGAATGGTACATCCGTGAAACTATCCGGCATGGCTGGAGCCGGAATGTACTCGTTCACCAGATTGAGAGCGGACTGGTGAACCGGACCGGGACTTCTGTCACCAACTTCCCCACTACTCTTCCGGTACCACAGTCAGAACTTGCCCTCGGGATTATCAAAGACCCCTATATTTTTGATTTTCTGGGCCGCAGCCGGGAAATTTCCGAGCGGGAACTTCACCAATCACTTCTCGAAAAGCTCAGGGATTTCTTAGTCGAACTCGGAATCGGATTCGCGTTCCTCGGCAGTGAATATCACCTTGAAATCGGAGACCAGGATTTTTATCTGGACTTGTTGTTCTACCATACCCGGCTGCATTGCTATATCATCATCGAGCTGAAGGTTGGCACATTTGTGCCGGAGTTTGCCGGCAAACTGAATTTCTACCTGTCAGCAGCAGATGATCTGCTCCGCGATCCTTCGATAGATAAGCCATGTATTGGGATTCTCTTGTGCCGGGAAAAGAACCGGGTGATTGCAGAATATTCTCTGCGGGACATGTCAAAGCCGATGGCCATCTCTACCTATCATGTCGGGCCTGCACTTCCCCCACAATTCAGGGAACAATTACCGGATACGACACGGTTGAAAGAGATTATACTCTAA
- a CDS encoding TetR/AcrR family transcriptional regulator yields MGITERKKREKEQRRKEILDTAERLFFSRGYDDVSMDGIAHEVELNKATLYLYFKNKEALFAAIVLRGVSILEEKYRECMETEVPGIVKVALMGQAYYRFSQEHPDYLRLIHFYGSERFSQENPYTADIGKGYGTCRMILQDAVREGIDDGTIRADLDPFLISMYLMISFMGILSMEDKWKRVIEAEGFSYEQYSKEFFRFIAPAVSSGEKSHVMDVGDFAASGFFSDGAVVPGKKKGKKG; encoded by the coding sequence ATGGGTATCACCGAACGAAAAAAACGGGAAAAGGAGCAGCGAAGAAAAGAGATCCTTGATACAGCCGAGCGCCTCTTCTTTTCCCGCGGATATGATGATGTCTCCATGGACGGGATCGCACATGAGGTCGAGCTGAACAAGGCCACTCTCTATCTCTATTTTAAAAATAAGGAGGCGCTCTTTGCGGCCATTGTGCTCCGTGGCGTCTCGATCCTGGAGGAAAAATACCGGGAATGCATGGAGACAGAGGTCCCGGGCATTGTCAAGGTAGCCCTGATGGGCCAGGCCTATTACCGCTTTTCCCAGGAGCACCCGGATTACCTGCGACTTATCCACTTTTACGGGTCTGAACGTTTTTCCCAAGAGAACCCATATACAGCGGATATCGGAAAAGGGTATGGCACGTGCCGGATGATCCTGCAGGATGCTGTCCGGGAGGGCATCGATGACGGTACGATCCGGGCCGATCTCGACCCGTTCCTGATCTCGATGTACCTGATGATCTCCTTTATGGGCATTTTGTCCATGGAAGACAAGTGGAAACGGGTGATCGAGGCGGAAGGGTTCAGCTACGAGCAGTACTCCAAGGAATTCTTCCGGTTCATTGCCCCTGCTGTCTCTTCCGGTGAGAAATCTCACGTAATGGATGTCGGGGATTTCGCAGCATCCGGGTTCTTTTCAGACGGGGCTGTGGTGCCGGGGAAGAAGAAGGGGAAGAAAGGGTAA
- a CDS encoding EFR1 family ferrodoxin (N-terminal region resembles flavodoxins. C-terminal ferrodoxin region binds two 4Fe-4S clusters.) — MKIQTVKLVYFSPTGTTQAAVRGIARGIHPGTVEELDITRPDAREQPLRTSEKELLIVGVPVYMARVPALVTEWLHTLEAHHTPAVSVVVYGNRAYDDALLELNDILTECGCKPVAGAAFIGEHSFSTAEIPTAVGRPDTGDLKIAELFGQKIQEKLRSVTSADTISEVKIPGCHPYRGEPCHPYRRDTPFWNVDFIAVGDACTQCGTCAEGCPVGAVDPGNSRQIDTEKCITCCACIKHCPKHVRTIKPGMVRDASLRLYTLYKERKEPEYSL; from the coding sequence ATGAAAATACAAACAGTGAAACTCGTTTATTTTTCACCCACGGGAACAACGCAAGCGGCAGTCCGGGGAATAGCACGCGGAATACATCCCGGCACCGTGGAAGAACTGGATATCACGAGGCCGGACGCGAGAGAACAACCGTTACGAACATCAGAAAAAGAATTACTCATTGTTGGTGTGCCGGTGTATATGGCAAGAGTGCCGGCACTGGTGACCGAATGGCTGCATACGCTCGAGGCGCATCATACGCCCGCTGTCAGCGTTGTCGTGTATGGCAATCGCGCGTATGACGATGCCCTGCTCGAGCTGAATGATATCCTGACTGAATGTGGATGTAAACCGGTTGCCGGTGCAGCGTTCATCGGGGAACACTCCTTTTCCACTGCTGAAATACCAACTGCCGTGGGTCGTCCTGATACAGGTGACCTGAAAATTGCAGAATTGTTCGGGCAAAAAATACAAGAAAAACTCCGGTCGGTAACATCTGCCGACACGATTTCTGAAGTAAAAATCCCCGGCTGTCATCCTTACCGGGGAGAGCCGTGTCATCCTTACCGGAGAGATACCCCGTTCTGGAATGTTGATTTTATTGCAGTCGGCGATGCATGTACCCAGTGCGGGACTTGTGCAGAGGGATGCCCGGTCGGGGCGGTCGATCCGGGGAACAGCAGGCAGATCGACACGGAAAAATGCATCACGTGCTGTGCCTGCATCAAACACTGCCCCAAACACGTAAGAACGATAAAACCCGGCATGGTCAGGGACGCTTCGTTGCGTTTGTATACTTTATACAAAGAGCGAAAGGAGCCGGAATACTCTTTATAA
- a CDS encoding methyltransferase domain-containing protein, producing MESNIIHETSKKLQDNRTTFRWQMNTDGPETYERVIVPTWMADWTPSLIDAGRVGPKKRVLDVACGTGIVARKAAGLVEPGGRIAGLDFNEGMLRVAGRCAGLEGATGIEWYHSDVSRMPFSSGEFDTVLCQQGLQFFPDKAAALREMKRVLAPQGTLALSVWGRPEMCPHVMVICDVFSEYFGEDSTTIFKVASSLSNHKVLHNLVSDAGFSNIRIRSKVKIARHPSLAELLPAYFSALPVAAQIAALPEEERTRMFRSIETKLAGWRENEGLAAPVENCLLTAENGN from the coding sequence ATGGAGAGCAATATCATTCATGAGACCAGCAAAAAATTGCAGGACAACCGCACCACCTTCAGATGGCAGATGAATACCGATGGTCCTGAAACCTACGAACGGGTTATCGTCCCGACATGGATGGCTGACTGGACACCAAGCCTCATCGATGCCGGACGTGTCGGCCCAAAAAAACGAGTACTGGATGTTGCCTGCGGCACCGGGATCGTTGCGCGGAAGGCGGCAGGTCTTGTCGAACCGGGTGGCAGGATCGCCGGGCTTGACTTCAACGAAGGAATGCTCCGGGTTGCCGGCAGGTGTGCAGGATTAGAGGGTGCGACTGGCATCGAGTGGTATCACAGCGACGTATCCCGGATGCCGTTTTCCTCCGGGGAATTTGACACGGTCCTCTGCCAGCAGGGGCTCCAGTTTTTCCCGGACAAGGCAGCGGCACTGCGGGAGATGAAAAGAGTCCTTGCACCACAGGGAACGCTTGCCCTGAGTGTATGGGGCCGTCCCGAAATGTGTCCGCACGTGATGGTCATATGCGATGTTTTTTCGGAATATTTCGGCGAGGATTCGACAACGATTTTCAAGGTTGCCAGTTCACTTTCCAATCATAAGGTGCTGCACAACCTGGTCAGTGATGCCGGGTTTTCCAACATACGCATCCGGTCCAAAGTGAAAATCGCCCGTCACCCGTCACTTGCCGAGCTCCTTCCCGCATATTTCTCGGCATTACCGGTTGCTGCACAGATCGCAGCATTGCCTGAGGAGGAGCGGACCCGGATGTTCCGCAGCATTGAAACAAAGCTTGCAGGCTGGCGGGAAAACGAAGGTCTTGCAGCGCCTGTGGAGAATTGTCTGCTGACAGCGGAAAACGGGAATTAA
- a CDS encoding type 1 glutamine amidotransferase family protein, producing the protein MRTLYLYILDTLADWEPGHVLAELRSGRYLKDPSLRYSVVLCGSNLDPVTTMGGLHLTPEVLITDIHPIPGDVLVLPGADTWLDPAQEPALKVAGQLPDEGILVAAICGATLGLANAGLLDKRPHTSNDPAALKMFCPNYRGENHYVNEPAVTDGNLITASGLAPAEFAYHVFRSLDVIAPATLEAWHGLFTTRQPEYFYALMGSLPQR; encoded by the coding sequence ATGCGCACACTCTATCTCTATATCCTCGATACCTTAGCTGACTGGGAGCCGGGCCATGTCCTGGCCGAGCTCCGCTCCGGACGGTACCTGAAAGATCCGTCACTCCGGTATTCCGTTGTACTATGCGGCAGTAACCTGGATCCCGTCACCACCATGGGCGGGCTGCATCTGACGCCGGAAGTCCTCATAACAGATATCCACCCCATCCCCGGCGACGTACTCGTGCTACCGGGAGCAGATACCTGGCTTGATCCAGCACAGGAACCCGCCCTCAAGGTGGCAGGACAGTTGCCTGATGAAGGAATACTTGTTGCCGCTATCTGCGGTGCGACGCTGGGCCTTGCAAACGCCGGCCTGCTGGACAAACGCCCGCACACCAGCAACGATCCTGCTGCCCTGAAAATGTTCTGCCCGAACTACCGGGGCGAGAATCATTATGTGAACGAACCCGCAGTGACTGACGGCAATCTCATCACCGCAAGCGGACTTGCACCGGCAGAGTTCGCGTACCATGTCTTCCGGAGCCTGGATGTCATAGCACCTGCAACGCTCGAAGCCTGGCATGGGCTTTTCACCACCCGGCAGCCTGAATATTTCTATGCCCTGATGGGCTCCCTGCCGCAACGGTAG
- a CDS encoding RibD family protein, which produces MLPKVILHTATSLDGRITGFPADLELYYALAAQWNPDAILFGSETVLAAARDNPALDIPPEHEEMFRPPHGLPDPRPLLVIADSRGRVRCWDAIRKWPYMRDVLALCSSSTPQEYLDFLRDEKIAAIVTGDDHIDMRTALDMLNRDYGINTIRADSGGTLNSVLLQAGVVDEVSVLIHPYLAGGAPDPTMFDPHKAGFMDLQVPLQLLKSEVLGTGILWLRYSVKKT; this is translated from the coding sequence ATGCTGCCAAAAGTCATTCTCCATACCGCTACAAGTCTCGATGGTCGTATAACCGGATTTCCGGCGGATCTTGAACTCTATTATGCGCTTGCTGCACAATGGAACCCCGATGCTATTCTTTTCGGTAGTGAAACGGTGCTTGCAGCAGCCCGGGACAATCCTGCGCTGGATATCCCCCCGGAGCATGAGGAGATGTTCAGACCTCCCCATGGACTCCCTGATCCCCGCCCGTTACTGGTCATCGCTGACAGCCGGGGAAGGGTGCGTTGCTGGGATGCAATACGGAAATGGCCCTACATGCGGGACGTTTTAGCTCTGTGTTCATCCTCAACCCCACAAGAATATCTGGATTTTCTCCGGGATGAAAAGATCGCAGCTATTGTAACCGGAGATGACCATATCGATATGCGTACCGCTCTGGATATGCTGAACCGGGATTACGGTATTAACACGATCAGGGCTGACAGCGGGGGGACCCTCAACAGTGTGCTCCTGCAGGCAGGGGTTGTTGATGAAGTGAGTGTCCTTATCCATCCGTATCTTGCAGGTGGTGCACCGGATCCAACTATGTTCGATCCCCATAAAGCCGGTTTTATGGATCTTCAGGTTCCCCTGCAACTTCTTAAAAGTGAGGTACTGGGGACGGGTATTCTATGGCTCCGTTATTCAGTGAAGAAAACCTGA
- a CDS encoding isoprenylcysteine carboxylmethyltransferase family protein produces the protein MADGQDYFIILLVLSVLLHFVFPVLVFLSPPLTYSGFLIIGFGLVLAFCSRSLFLKNATTLQPSEEPTSLVTSGPFRISRNPIYLGMASILLGVAVLLGTLVTLVFPVIFVILIEFFIIPGEERKLEKIFGEPYREYKKSVRRWI, from the coding sequence ATGGCAGACGGACAAGATTATTTTATCATCCTGCTCGTCCTGTCGGTTTTGCTGCATTTCGTATTCCCTGTTCTGGTGTTCCTTTCCCCTCCCTTGACGTATTCCGGGTTTCTCATCATCGGCTTTGGTCTTGTTCTGGCTTTTTGCAGCCGTTCATTATTCCTGAAAAATGCAACAACCCTGCAGCCGTCTGAAGAACCCACGTCGCTTGTGACCTCCGGCCCGTTTCGTATCAGCCGTAATCCGATATACCTGGGAATGGCATCAATCCTCTTAGGTGTCGCAGTATTGTTGGGAACACTGGTCACCCTTGTATTTCCCGTCATTTTCGTTATATTGATCGAATTTTTCATTATTCCGGGCGAAGAGCGGAAGCTGGAAAAAATATTTGGGGAACCGTACCGGGAGTATAAAAAAAGTGTCCGGAGGTGGATATAA
- a CDS encoding HAD-IC family P-type ATPase, with product MKDKKGNFTTMADKLRQPSATAATKEIWYGLRSDEAAKKLGTTLEKGLSAAEAARRLELYGRNILEEEKEKSAWLRFLEQYTSYMQIVLVIAAIVSLFIRQYHTFLLLFLLTVFNANLGYRQEAKAAASVAALNKMMKIVAKVRRDGGVVQVEADQVVPGDIVIVDAGDRIPADGRVIVSATLQIEESALTGESIAVEKNTDPLAKTDVSLGDQLNMAFMNTNVTRGHGEILVTTTGMGSEVGHIATMLREQKAEKSPLTRQINNVTLIIIGLAGFAFISIVVLGLSQGVSFTTLFTIGISLAIGSIPDALPAVVTTILAMGTVAMAKKNAIIKNLPAVETLGSTSAINSDKTGTLTMNQMTVRTISTVKHRYMVTGEGYSFTGKIQRTQGECEENLDFILFPCALCIDTEIRDGQVIGDPTEGALYVLAEKGGVDVRQFRENYPRIASIPFDSDYKFMATFHVMKDATGREVIRAYVKGAPDVILTRSSYSLWPDGTAQELTEAHRKTFLEENERIARGGLRVLAFAQRDFDPATFDPKADLIPLIQDLVVTALIGEVDPPRAEAKDSIAKAKKAGIRVRMITGDHAVTAEAIGRELGIEGRAVTGAEFAALSDAEAERQVDEIGVIARVAPEHKVRLVNVLKKKGNIVAMTGDGVNDAPAIKAADIGIAMGMTGTDVAKGAAKMILTDDNFATIVAAIEEGRKVYDNLQKFLRIQIANLFMFILAFLGSSLFAIAGTALFSPGQVLWIHMLVVAPIGIMFGLDMASPGIMNRAPRKVHEPLISTRMFIRLFVVGLLMAAMALYLFHMGKVTFGSVQTGQTMALVSLSLMNIFLAWNLRFPKDTAFQTATFSNARLVYIYLWVVFGAFLMTESRLFQDIFGTTSLTPYQWVLCLIPGLIILAVGEIFKAVLRSKDRNSPVAL from the coding sequence ATGAAGGATAAAAAGGGAAATTTCACGACCATGGCCGACAAACTACGGCAGCCTTCCGCTACCGCTGCTACCAAAGAGATTTGGTACGGACTACGCAGCGATGAGGCCGCAAAAAAACTTGGAACAACCCTGGAAAAAGGGCTCAGTGCCGCTGAAGCCGCCCGCCGGCTTGAGTTGTATGGCAGAAACATTCTTGAAGAGGAGAAAGAAAAATCTGCCTGGCTTCGTTTCCTGGAGCAGTATACGTCGTACATGCAGATCGTCCTGGTCATCGCGGCGATCGTGAGCCTGTTTATTCGCCAATATCACACTTTTTTACTGCTTTTCCTCCTGACCGTCTTCAACGCAAATCTCGGCTATCGCCAGGAGGCGAAGGCAGCGGCCAGTGTCGCGGCACTCAACAAGATGATGAAGATTGTTGCCAAAGTGCGGCGGGATGGCGGGGTTGTGCAGGTTGAAGCCGATCAGGTTGTTCCCGGCGATATCGTGATCGTAGATGCCGGTGACCGCATCCCGGCCGACGGTCGTGTCATCGTTTCGGCAACGCTCCAGATAGAAGAATCTGCCCTTACCGGAGAGAGCATCGCTGTGGAGAAGAACACGGACCCTCTGGCAAAAACGGACGTCTCTCTCGGTGACCAGCTGAACATGGCGTTCATGAACACGAACGTGACGCGGGGGCATGGGGAGATCCTGGTCACCACCACGGGAATGGGCTCCGAAGTGGGCCATATCGCCACCATGCTCCGGGAACAGAAGGCGGAAAAGAGTCCCCTTACCCGGCAGATCAATAACGTCACCCTCATTATTATCGGCCTGGCAGGGTTCGCGTTTATCAGTATTGTCGTACTCGGGCTCTCCCAGGGTGTGTCTTTCACGACGTTATTCACCATTGGGATATCACTCGCCATCGGTTCGATTCCTGATGCCCTGCCGGCAGTCGTCACCACAATTCTCGCCATGGGCACGGTCGCAATGGCAAAGAAGAATGCCATCATCAAAAACCTGCCCGCTGTCGAGACCCTGGGTTCCACTTCAGCGATCAACTCGGACAAGACCGGGACTCTGACGATGAACCAGATGACGGTCCGGACGATATCAACGGTGAAACATCGCTACATGGTTACCGGGGAAGGCTACAGTTTTACGGGAAAGATACAGAGGACGCAGGGGGAATGTGAAGAAAATCTCGATTTCATTCTCTTTCCCTGTGCGCTCTGCATTGATACCGAGATCAGGGACGGCCAGGTAATCGGGGACCCGACGGAAGGGGCACTCTATGTCCTCGCAGAGAAAGGTGGGGTTGATGTCAGGCAGTTCCGTGAAAACTATCCCCGGATAGCCAGTATTCCCTTCGATTCCGACTATAAATTCATGGCCACCTTCCATGTCATGAAGGATGCAACAGGAAGAGAGGTCATCCGTGCCTACGTGAAAGGGGCACCGGACGTGATCCTGACCCGCTCATCGTACAGCCTGTGGCCGGACGGAACGGCGCAGGAACTGACGGAGGCGCACAGGAAAACGTTCCTTGAGGAAAACGAGCGTATTGCCCGTGGAGGATTGCGTGTGCTCGCGTTTGCCCAGCGTGATTTCGACCCGGCAACTTTCGATCCGAAGGCCGATCTCATCCCTCTGATACAGGACCTTGTGGTAACTGCACTTATCGGGGAGGTCGATCCTCCGCGGGCGGAAGCAAAGGATTCCATTGCAAAGGCGAAAAAGGCGGGGATCCGGGTCAGGATGATCACCGGGGACCATGCAGTGACCGCAGAGGCCATCGGTCGGGAACTGGGAATAGAAGGGCGGGCGGTCACCGGTGCCGAATTTGCAGCACTGAGCGATGCAGAAGCGGAACGACAGGTCGATGAGATAGGGGTTATCGCACGGGTCGCACCGGAACATAAGGTCCGGCTGGTGAATGTCCTGAAAAAGAAAGGCAATATCGTGGCGATGACCGGCGACGGTGTGAATGACGCTCCTGCAATCAAGGCGGCAGATATCGGCATCGCGATGGGGATGACAGGGACCGATGTTGCAAAGGGAGCGGCCAAGATGATCCTCACCGACGATAACTTTGCGACAATTGTGGCCGCCATCGAAGAAGGCCGGAAGGTGTACGACAACCTGCAGAAATTCCTGCGGATCCAGATCGCCAACCTGTTTATGTTTATCCTGGCATTCCTGGGTTCCTCGCTCTTTGCAATAGCCGGAACTGCCCTCTTCAGCCCCGGCCAGGTGCTCTGGATTCACATGCTCGTTGTCGCACCCATCGGCATTATGTTCGGCCTCGACATGGCGTCACCCGGGATCATGAACCGGGCCCCCCGGAAAGTCCATGAGCCGCTGATCAGTACAAGGATGTTTATCCGGCTGTTCGTCGTGGGTTTGCTCATGGCCGCGATGGCGCTGTATCTCTTCCATATGGGCAAGGTCACTTTCGGCTCTGTACAAACCGGGCAGACCATGGCGCTGGTTTCTCTTTCGCTGATGAATATCTTCCTTGCATGGAACCTGCGATTCCCGAAAGATACCGCCTTCCAGACCGCGACATTTTCGAACGCCCGGCTCGTTTACATCTATCTCTGGGTTGTCTTTGGGGCTTTCCTGATGACAGAAAGCCGCCTCTTCCAGGATATCTTCGGGACCACCTCACTTACCCCGTACCAGTGGGTGCTCTGTCTCATCCCCGGCCTGATCATTTTAGCCGTTGGCGAGATCTTCAAAGCCGTGCTCCGTTCTAAAGACAGGAATTCTCCCGTTGCCCTGTGA
- a CDS encoding type II toxin-antitoxin system MqsA family antitoxin has product MKCVICKHGQTKEGLTTVTFDRDGLTLVVKEVPAQVCTNCGEDYVDEHVAHEILGIAERMAKSGAVVDVRKYVAGSAGSC; this is encoded by the coding sequence ATGAAATGCGTAATCTGTAAACACGGGCAAACGAAAGAAGGCTTGACGACCGTCACCTTCGATCGCGACGGTCTTACCCTGGTTGTCAAGGAAGTTCCCGCCCAGGTCTGCACAAACTGCGGTGAGGACTACGTTGACGAGCACGTTGCTCATGAAATTCTTGGAATAGCAGAACGCATGGCAAAGAGCGGTGCGGTCGTGGATGTCCGGAAATACGTTGCCGGATCTGCCGGCAGCTGCTGA